A genome region from Ascaphus truei isolate aAscTru1 unplaced genomic scaffold, aAscTru1.hap1 HAP1_SCAFFOLD_401, whole genome shotgun sequence includes the following:
- the LOC142483948 gene encoding histone H2A type 2-B-like: MSGRGKQSGKARAKAKTRSSRAGLQFPVGRVHRLLRKGNYAQRVGAGAPVYLAAVLKYLTAEILELAGNAARDNKKSRIIPRHLQLAVRNDEELNRLLGGVTIAQGGVLPNIQAVLLPKKTESHKPAKSK; the protein is encoded by the coding sequence ATGTCTGGAAGAGGCAAACAGAGCGGGAAAGCGCGCGCTAAAGCCAAGACTCGCTCTTCTCGGGCTGGGCTGCAGTTTCCAGTCGGCCGTGTGCACAGACTTCTTCGGAAGGGTAATTATGCTCAACGTGTGGGAGCCGGAGCCCCGGTCTATCTGGCCGCAGTGCTCAAGTACCTGACTGCGGAGATCCTGGAGTTGGCCGGTAACGCCGCCCGGGATAATAAGAAGTCCCGCATCATCCCCCGGCACCTGCAGCTCGCTGTGCGTAACGATGAGGAGCTGAACCGCCTGCTCGGAGGGGTCACCATCGCTCAGGGGGGTGTTCTGCCCAACATCCAGGCCGTGCTGCTGCCCAAGAAAACCGAGAGCCACA